The proteins below are encoded in one region of Sulfitobacter sp. SK012:
- a CDS encoding inositol monophosphatase family protein yields the protein MVGSANLNIMIKAARRAGRALVKDFREVENLQVSMKGAGDFVSRADTNAEQIIKEELRTARPTYGWLAEEGGAEEGDDPTRRWLVDPLDGTTNFLHGLPHWAVSIALEHKGQVVAGVVFDAAKDEMFFAEKGTGAWMNDMRLRVSGRSKMIESIYATGIPFGGRPDLPDTLKEVARIAPVCAGVRRWGSAALDLAYVAAGRYDGYWERRLNAWDLAAGVILVREAGGLVEPLRRNGNILEDGEIICANEPLFSGFAKVIRG from the coding sequence ATGGTTGGTAGTGCAAACCTCAATATCATGATCAAGGCTGCGCGCCGGGCAGGCCGCGCGCTTGTCAAAGACTTCCGAGAAGTCGAGAACCTTCAGGTCTCGATGAAGGGGGCCGGTGACTTCGTTAGCCGCGCAGACACCAACGCTGAGCAAATTATTAAAGAAGAGTTGCGCACTGCGCGCCCCACTTATGGCTGGTTGGCCGAAGAAGGTGGCGCAGAAGAAGGCGATGACCCGACCCGCCGCTGGCTCGTTGATCCGTTGGACGGCACAACAAACTTTCTGCACGGGCTGCCGCATTGGGCGGTTTCCATCGCCCTTGAGCACAAAGGTCAGGTCGTGGCCGGTGTTGTTTTTGATGCTGCCAAGGACGAGATGTTCTTTGCCGAAAAGGGCACAGGCGCTTGGATGAATGACATGCGTCTTCGGGTTTCCGGACGCTCGAAAATGATCGAATCTATTTATGCGACGGGCATCCCATTTGGGGGTCGTCCTGACTTGCCAGACACCTTGAAAGAGGTTGCGCGGATTGCCCCGGTTTGTGCCGGTGTGCGGCGCTGGGGTTCGGCTGCGCTGGATCTCGCCTATGTGGCGGCTGGGCGGTACGACGGATACTGGGAGCGTCGTTTGAACGCATGGGATCTGGCAGCCGGTGTGATTTTGGTGCGCGAAGCGGGCGGGTTGGTCGAACCCTTGCGCCGCAATGGCAACATCCTTGAGGATGGCGAAATCATCTGTGCAAATGAGCCGCTGTTTTCAGGCTTTGCAAAGGTTATCCGCGGATAA
- a CDS encoding tyrosine-type recombinase/integrase: MALTELKIRKCKPNAKPYKLSDGENLVLVVRPTGSKTWKQRIYQNGKERDVTLGSYPSLTLADARRAASEVRDAVASGIDPGAEKRRAQARDRVVAGDAFRDVAVAYEATRTSWVPSVRARFWHRMNIDVFPVLGNTPIDGIEPLDILAAVQPIADRGAVYTAKKVIGFIAQVMDHAVVLGMCKYNPALRLGKAIGDTPAVSHRPALIEPEKLALFLQSLWGLETRAMGKPIVQACLYTFARPGEVRQMRWADLNFEKREWVYRVGKVAKDGHIVPLSDPMLALIDQLRVRNSSSEHVFAGPTGRVVADVATGQLIDRLGYKGRMTAHGARAVARTVLVETLGYRESMVEMQLSHTPRDMHGRAYNRVTWRSERHEMMRTWADWLDGVRVEASVLPMAAEYRQGR, translated from the coding sequence GTGGCGCTGACTGAGTTGAAAATTAGGAAATGCAAACCAAATGCGAAGCCTTACAAGCTGTCTGATGGTGAAAACCTCGTTTTGGTGGTTCGCCCGACCGGGTCAAAAACTTGGAAGCAGCGAATTTATCAAAATGGCAAGGAGCGGGATGTTACGTTGGGCAGCTATCCGTCCCTGACGTTGGCGGATGCTAGGCGCGCGGCCTCGGAGGTTCGAGACGCCGTTGCCTCCGGTATCGATCCCGGTGCCGAAAAGCGGCGCGCACAGGCGCGGGATCGGGTCGTGGCTGGTGACGCTTTTCGGGACGTGGCAGTGGCCTATGAGGCAACGCGGACATCGTGGGTGCCGTCGGTGCGCGCAAGGTTCTGGCATCGCATGAATATCGATGTGTTTCCGGTGCTGGGCAATACGCCAATCGACGGCATCGAACCGTTGGACATTTTGGCGGCCGTCCAGCCCATCGCGGACCGCGGGGCAGTCTATACTGCAAAGAAGGTGATCGGGTTCATCGCTCAGGTCATGGACCACGCCGTGGTTCTGGGCATGTGCAAATACAACCCTGCACTGCGGCTGGGTAAGGCGATCGGTGACACACCCGCTGTGTCGCATCGTCCTGCTCTTATCGAACCCGAGAAACTTGCGCTGTTCCTACAGTCGCTCTGGGGGCTTGAAACCCGCGCCATGGGCAAGCCCATCGTCCAGGCCTGCCTCTATACCTTCGCGCGCCCGGGTGAAGTGCGGCAGATGCGTTGGGCAGATTTGAATTTTGAAAAGCGCGAATGGGTCTACCGTGTCGGCAAGGTCGCTAAGGATGGGCACATAGTTCCATTGTCTGATCCGATGCTGGCGCTCATCGATCAGCTTCGTGTCAGAAATTCTAGCAGTGAACATGTGTTTGCGGGCCCGACTGGTCGTGTGGTTGCCGATGTGGCGACAGGGCAGCTTATCGACCGTCTGGGCTATAAAGGGCGCATGACTGCCCACGGGGCGCGTGCTGTGGCGCGCACGGTGTTGGTGGAGACCCTCGGATACCGGGAGAGCATGGTGGAAATGCAACTATCCCATACGCCGCGTGACATGCATGGCCGGGCCTATAACCGCGTCACATGGCGATCGGAACGCCACGAAATGATGCGGACCTGGGCGGATTGGTTGGATGGCGTGCGGGTGGAGGCGAGCGTGCTGCCAATGGCGGCTGAGTATCGACAAGGCCGCTAG
- the cas8a1 gene encoding type I-B CRISPR-associated protein Cas8b1/Cst1 — protein sequence MTETVKASCHCGAVVIEATLPEGLANPSRCTCSFCARRQAANVTAIATELKVLHGADHLTLYSWNTHTAKHYFCKTCGIYTHHQRRSDPTQCGINLGCIEGAQPWDHEPIPWADGIKHPADS from the coding sequence ATGACCGAAACTGTCAAAGCATCCTGCCACTGCGGCGCTGTTGTCATCGAAGCGACTTTGCCAGAAGGGTTAGCCAACCCCAGTCGCTGCACGTGTTCCTTCTGTGCGCGCAGACAAGCCGCAAACGTCACCGCAATCGCCACCGAGCTCAAGGTTCTGCATGGGGCGGATCATCTCACCCTCTACAGCTGGAACACCCACACCGCGAAACACTATTTCTGCAAAACCTGTGGCATCTACACCCATCACCAGCGCCGGTCTGACCCCACGCAATGCGGCATCAACCTAGGCTGCATCGAGGGGGCACAGCCGTGGGACCACGAACCGATCCCTTGGGCAGATGGCATCAAGCACCCAGCAGACAGCTAA
- a CDS encoding tetratricopeptide repeat protein → MQQLFEKARTAPDFRVGRTVSQEMWKVWLEAPDEAAQEVLDRGMRKRDSYDFIGALADFSRLAEYCPAYAEGFNQRAYIHFLTENYAQALEDLDIALSLQPDHVAAQSGRGLTLLKLGRIEEARKQMLIAVENNPWLSEATLLAKGAPLGPVGEDI, encoded by the coding sequence ATGCAGCAGCTCTTTGAAAAGGCGCGCACTGCGCCCGATTTCCGGGTTGGCAGAACTGTGTCGCAGGAAATGTGGAAGGTCTGGCTAGAAGCGCCTGATGAGGCTGCCCAAGAAGTGTTGGACCGCGGGATGCGCAAGCGTGACAGCTATGATTTCATTGGTGCTTTGGCGGATTTTTCCCGACTTGCCGAGTATTGCCCGGCCTATGCCGAAGGTTTCAATCAGCGGGCCTACATTCATTTTCTGACCGAGAACTATGCGCAGGCGCTTGAAGATCTCGATATCGCGCTTTCCTTGCAGCCCGATCACGTCGCGGCGCAGTCTGGTCGGGGTCTAACGTTGCTCAAGCTGGGGCGGATTGAAGAAGCACGCAAACAGATGTTAATCGCGGTTGAAAACAATCCTTGGCTTAGCGAAGCTACGCTGTTGGCCAAGGGTGCACCGCTTGGTCCCGTAGGCGAAGACATCTGA
- a CDS encoding rhomboid family intramembrane serine protease: MFPIRDHNPSGRTPYVTYALLAINILVFLSYFTLMSNTQAINQFYYDWALLPARVAKGDGYMGLFTSMFLHGGWLHLAGNMLFLWIFGDNIEDEMGHVPFLIFYVACGALSGAAHVLSDAGSMVPTVGASGAIAGVMGAYLLLFPKAKVDVLIIFVIFFRIFPIPAWIMLLLWLAMQFVGGFGTSAEEGGVAYWAHAGGFFVGIVLALPLWLKRGGTQFWDATQGHPPHPEARYPAINSRMPKVRRK, encoded by the coding sequence ATGTTTCCAATTCGCGATCATAACCCGTCCGGCCGCACGCCCTACGTCACCTACGCATTGCTGGCGATAAATATCCTAGTGTTTCTCAGCTATTTCACGCTGATGTCGAACACGCAGGCCATCAATCAGTTCTACTACGATTGGGCCCTGCTGCCCGCCCGTGTCGCCAAAGGCGACGGGTATATGGGCCTATTCACATCAATGTTCTTGCACGGTGGCTGGCTGCATTTAGCAGGTAACATGCTGTTTTTGTGGATCTTCGGGGACAACATAGAAGATGAAATGGGCCATGTCCCCTTCCTGATCTTCTACGTTGCATGTGGTGCCCTTTCTGGGGCTGCACACGTGTTGTCAGATGCTGGATCGATGGTGCCAACGGTCGGCGCATCTGGTGCGATCGCTGGCGTGATGGGGGCCTACTTGCTGTTATTTCCTAAGGCCAAAGTTGATGTCCTGATCATATTCGTGATCTTTTTCAGAATATTTCCAATCCCTGCGTGGATCATGCTTTTGCTGTGGTTGGCGATGCAGTTCGTCGGTGGCTTTGGCACATCTGCGGAAGAAGGTGGCGTGGCTTACTGGGCCCATGCAGGCGGATTTTTCGTTGGCATTGTGTTGGCGCTGCCTCTGTGGCTCAAACGAGGCGGCACCCAGTTCTGGGATGCGACCCAAGGCCATCCGCCCCACCCCGAAGCGCGCTATCCCGCGATCAACAGCCGCATGCCAAAGGTCCGGCGCAAATGA
- a CDS encoding LysR family transcriptional regulator codes for MHIEFRHLRTIQAIHEAGGLARAAEMMNITQSALSHQVKGLEDQAGVELFVRRSKPLKLSPAGQRLLKLAHQVLPQVAALQDEFSGLRAGSTGRMHIAIECHACFEWLFPVLEQFRRSFNEVDVDIRPGLAFDALPALLREEVDLVVSSDPEEIAGVEFVELFDYHAVFVAASQHPLAQKPFIEAADFRGETLITYPVERTRLDVFSQLLIPAKVEPAAIRQVELTAVILLLVASNRGVSVLPDWVVREVKYSSDYVTRPLTKKGITRRLYAAVRSDDRNKPFMEELLKLAGQEARKLQEI; via the coding sequence ATGCATATCGAATTTCGACATCTTCGCACCATCCAAGCCATTCACGAGGCCGGCGGGTTGGCCCGTGCCGCTGAGATGATGAACATCACGCAATCCGCGCTGAGCCATCAGGTAAAAGGGCTGGAGGATCAGGCGGGTGTTGAGTTGTTTGTGCGCCGCTCCAAGCCGCTGAAGCTATCACCGGCCGGCCAACGCTTGCTCAAGCTCGCGCATCAGGTGTTGCCGCAGGTCGCGGCCCTGCAGGATGAATTCTCCGGTCTGCGCGCAGGCAGTACAGGGCGCATGCATATCGCGATTGAATGCCACGCCTGTTTCGAATGGCTGTTCCCAGTGCTTGAGCAATTTCGGCGCAGTTTCAATGAAGTTGACGTTGATATCCGCCCCGGCCTTGCTTTTGATGCATTGCCAGCGCTCTTGCGCGAGGAAGTGGATTTGGTGGTTTCCTCGGATCCCGAAGAAATCGCAGGCGTGGAGTTTGTGGAGTTGTTTGATTATCACGCGGTTTTTGTCGCGGCGAGTCAGCACCCTTTGGCCCAGAAACCGTTCATTGAGGCTGCAGATTTTCGCGGCGAGACACTGATCACCTATCCAGTTGAGCGCACCCGGCTCGATGTTTTCAGCCAGCTTTTGATCCCCGCTAAAGTCGAGCCTGCAGCGATCCGTCAGGTCGAGCTGACGGCAGTGATCTTGCTGTTGGTCGCGTCGAATCGCGGTGTGTCTGTCCTGCCTGACTGGGTGGTGCGCGAGGTGAAGTATTCATCAGATTACGTGACGCGGCCATTGACGAAAAAAGGCATCACCCGGCGTCTTTATGCTGCCGTGCGCAGCGACGACCGTAACAAACCCTTCATGGAGGAGTTGCTGAAGCTTGCGGGGCAAGAAGCGCGGAAACTGCAGGAAATCTAA
- a CDS encoding NADP-dependent oxidoreductase, with amino-acid sequence MTDTMQRIVLASRPDGAPTLDNFRLEDTKVPTPGDGDVLVRVHYMSIDPYMRGRMDDAKSYAAPIPVDGLMEGGSVGEVTTSNDPKFKPGDFVMGPFGWATHGVAPAAQVMKIDPNVAPIQTALGVLGMPGFTGWLGLTKYGRPVEGETLVVAAATGPVGSMVGQIAKAKGLRVVGIAGGPEKCALAVDKFGFDACLDHRAHKTASELRAALKDACPNGIDVYFENVGGKVLEAVTPLMNLHGRIPICGMIAWYNEGGLGETASDAGLTGPKLWRTILVKSLSVNGFIISNHWSELPKFLGEVAPKVVGGTLAYEEDITEGLENAPQAFIDLLTGGNTGKALVKIG; translated from the coding sequence ATGACCGACACCATGCAGCGTATTGTCCTTGCCAGCCGCCCTGATGGCGCGCCCACGCTAGATAACTTCCGGCTCGAGGACACGAAGGTACCGACGCCAGGCGATGGCGATGTGTTGGTGCGCGTGCATTACATGTCTATTGATCCATATATGCGTGGCCGCATGGATGACGCAAAGTCTTATGCTGCGCCGATCCCTGTTGACGGCTTGATGGAGGGTGGTTCGGTCGGCGAAGTCACCACCTCCAACGATCCCAAGTTTAAGCCCGGCGATTTTGTCATGGGTCCATTTGGCTGGGCAACCCACGGCGTAGCACCTGCCGCTCAAGTGATGAAGATTGACCCAAATGTAGCACCCATCCAGACAGCGCTTGGCGTGTTGGGCATGCCGGGATTTACTGGCTGGCTGGGGTTGACCAAATATGGCCGCCCCGTCGAAGGTGAGACTTTGGTTGTGGCCGCTGCAACCGGCCCCGTCGGTTCCATGGTCGGTCAGATCGCAAAGGCCAAGGGGCTTCGTGTTGTTGGCATCGCAGGCGGGCCAGAGAAATGCGCGCTGGCTGTGGATAAATTCGGCTTTGACGCCTGCCTTGACCACCGGGCCCACAAGACTGCCAGCGAGTTGCGCGCAGCGCTCAAAGACGCCTGCCCAAATGGCATCGATGTGTATTTTGAGAACGTAGGCGGCAAGGTTTTGGAGGCCGTGACACCGTTGATGAACCTGCACGGGCGCATCCCCATCTGCGGCATGATCGCATGGTACAACGAAGGTGGCCTTGGCGAAACGGCCAGCGACGCAGGGCTGACTGGGCCGAAGCTGTGGCGCACGATCTTGGTCAAATCGCTCAGCGTAAACGGCTTTATCATTTCAAACCATTGGTCTGAGTTGCCCAAATTCTTGGGCGAAGTTGCGCCGAAGGTCGTCGGCGGCACCTTGGCCTATGAAGAGGACATTACCGAAGGTTTGGAAAACGCGCCACAAGCGTTCATCGATCTGCTGACGGGCGGCAATACTGGCAAGGCATTGGTCAAAATCGGGTAA
- the putA gene encoding bifunctional proline dehydrogenase/L-glutamate gamma-semialdehyde dehydrogenase PutA, with amino-acid sequence MAHDISTNLRQQIDALTYADPDVVLKELIETADLTAADRTDISGLAANLVRDIRGATSPGMMEVFLAEYGLSTDEGVALMCLAEALLRVPDADTIDALIEDKIAPSDWGRHMGHSTSSLVNASTWALMLTGRVLNDDQPSPVRHLRVAIKRLGEPVIRTAVSRAMKEMGRQFVLGEDITAAMKRASAMEDKGYTYSYDMLGEAARTDADAKRYHLSYSRAISAIATACNDDDIRKNPGISVKLSALHPRYEIAQEDAVMLDLVPRLRALALLAKSAGMGLNVDAEEADRLALSLDVIDRVMAEPALAGWDGFGIVVQAYGPRAGTVIDALFDMATRHDRRIMVRLVKGAYWDTEIKRAQVEGIDGFPVFSRKAATDVSYISNARKLLRMTDRIYPQFATHNAHTVAAILHMGEDKEAFEFQRLHGMGETLHGLVMAQHKTRCRIYAPVGAHRDLLAYLVRRLLENGANSSFVNQIVDEDVPPEIVAADPFDKLAEAVHIIPKGPQIFLPLRANARGFDLAHTPTLEMIEKARNPLRTHKWRAAPLIAGKLEASAPIPVENPTNPDHSPGTVQNATAKDVATALDAAKPWGATLATRRKVLLRAADILEDSFGEIFALLALEAGKTQPDTVSELREGVDFIRYYAAQATNAPAAGIWTCISPWNFPFAIFLGQVSAALAAGNSVLAKPAEQTPLTAHFAVSALYEAGVPKTALQLLPGGGDVGAMVTSDPRIGGVAFTGSTGTAMRIRSAMAEHCAPGTPLIAETGGLNAMIVDSTALPEQAVQAIVESAFQSAGQRCSALRCLYVQEDIADDLIKMLTGAMHSLNVGDPWNLSTDVGPVIDELARKAIADHIEIARSEGRLMAEMPVPKGGTYIAPTMIKVKGIGELEREIFGPVLHIATFKSQDLDKVIDAINATGYGLTFGLHTRIDDRVQHVSERIEAGNVYINRNQIGAIVGSQPFGGEGLSGTGPKAGGPNYLPRFSAPDVQKTDAIWGKAQTKLPALPAHVTTAISTLSLPGPTGESNRLSLMQRPALLCMGPGNEAAAAQQRSVQALGGTAVVATGQIDPSALTDGPAYGGVFWWGDSTTARAVEQALSKRKGLIIPLMCGLPDDGRVRAERHVCVDTTASGGNAALLGAAG; translated from the coding sequence ATGGCACACGATATTTCCACTAACCTGCGCCAGCAGATCGACGCTTTGACCTATGCTGACCCGGATGTGGTCCTGAAGGAGCTGATTGAGACAGCTGATTTGACGGCCGCAGATCGTACAGACATCTCCGGGCTTGCAGCCAATCTTGTGCGCGATATTCGCGGTGCTACATCCCCTGGAATGATGGAGGTATTCTTAGCTGAATACGGCTTGTCCACCGACGAAGGCGTGGCGCTGATGTGTTTGGCCGAAGCATTGCTGCGTGTGCCAGATGCGGACACCATTGATGCTCTCATAGAAGACAAGATTGCACCCTCAGACTGGGGCCGCCACATGGGCCACTCGACCTCCAGCTTGGTAAATGCCTCAACCTGGGCGTTGATGTTGACGGGCCGTGTGTTGAACGACGACCAACCGAGCCCCGTGCGTCATCTGCGGGTCGCGATCAAACGTCTGGGCGAGCCGGTTATCCGCACCGCCGTCAGCCGCGCCATGAAAGAAATGGGCCGCCAATTTGTGCTGGGCGAAGACATCACAGCCGCCATGAAGCGCGCCAGCGCAATGGAAGACAAAGGCTATACATATAGCTATGATATGTTGGGCGAAGCAGCCCGGACCGACGCCGATGCAAAGCGTTATCACCTAAGCTATTCACGCGCCATTTCGGCCATCGCGACCGCGTGTAATGACGATGATATCCGCAAAAACCCCGGCATTTCGGTCAAGTTGAGCGCCCTGCACCCGCGCTATGAAATCGCACAAGAAGACGCGGTGATGCTGGATCTTGTTCCGCGCCTGCGTGCCTTGGCTTTGTTGGCGAAATCCGCGGGAATGGGCCTGAATGTTGACGCCGAAGAAGCCGACCGACTGGCGCTGTCTCTGGACGTGATTGACCGCGTTATGGCGGAACCGGCTCTTGCCGGGTGGGACGGCTTTGGCATCGTCGTCCAAGCTTACGGCCCTCGTGCCGGTACGGTTATCGATGCGCTTTTTGATATGGCCACCCGCCATGATCGCCGCATTATGGTTCGTCTGGTCAAAGGGGCCTATTGGGACACCGAAATCAAACGCGCGCAGGTCGAAGGCATCGACGGGTTCCCCGTCTTTAGCCGCAAGGCCGCAACGGATGTCTCCTACATCTCCAACGCGCGTAAATTGCTTCGGATGACCGATCGCATCTATCCGCAATTTGCGACCCATAACGCCCATACTGTCGCCGCGATCCTACACATGGGCGAGGACAAAGAAGCGTTTGAATTCCAGCGCTTGCATGGCATGGGCGAAACGCTCCACGGCCTCGTCATGGCGCAACACAAGACCCGTTGCCGCATCTACGCCCCGGTTGGTGCGCACCGCGATTTGTTGGCCTATCTTGTCCGCCGTTTGCTGGAAAACGGCGCGAATTCTAGCTTCGTCAACCAGATCGTCGATGAAGACGTGCCGCCAGAAATTGTCGCGGCTGACCCGTTCGACAAGCTTGCCGAGGCTGTACACATCATCCCCAAAGGACCGCAGATTTTCCTCCCCCTGCGCGCCAATGCGCGCGGCTTTGATCTGGCCCACACACCTACACTTGAAATGATCGAAAAGGCCCGCAATCCCCTCCGCACCCATAAATGGCGGGCCGCCCCGCTTATCGCAGGAAAGCTTGAGGCCAGCGCGCCCATCCCTGTGGAAAACCCCACAAACCCCGACCACAGCCCCGGCACCGTGCAAAATGCAACCGCCAAGGACGTGGCCACTGCCCTTGATGCCGCCAAACCGTGGGGCGCGACCCTTGCCACCCGCCGCAAAGTCTTGTTGCGCGCTGCCGACATCTTGGAAGACAGCTTTGGCGAGATCTTTGCGTTGTTGGCACTTGAGGCTGGAAAAACTCAACCCGACACCGTGTCTGAACTGCGTGAAGGCGTTGATTTTATTCGCTATTACGCAGCACAGGCGACCAATGCACCTGCTGCCGGCATTTGGACCTGCATTTCGCCGTGGAACTTCCCCTTTGCGATATTCTTAGGCCAAGTCAGCGCGGCACTTGCTGCTGGTAACTCGGTGTTGGCAAAACCGGCCGAGCAAACGCCTTTGACGGCCCATTTTGCGGTCAGTGCCTTGTACGAAGCTGGCGTGCCCAAAACCGCCCTACAGCTGCTGCCCGGCGGCGGCGATGTGGGTGCCATGGTTACGTCTGATCCGCGCATCGGCGGCGTGGCCTTCACTGGCTCCACGGGTACAGCCATGCGGATCCGCTCTGCCATGGCCGAACATTGCGCGCCCGGCACACCACTAATTGCGGAAACTGGTGGGTTAAATGCGATGATCGTCGACAGCACCGCCCTGCCCGAACAAGCCGTTCAGGCCATCGTGGAGAGCGCTTTCCAATCTGCCGGCCAGCGTTGCTCTGCGCTACGCTGTCTTTATGTTCAAGAAGACATTGCCGACGACCTGATCAAGATGCTGACAGGTGCCATGCACAGCTTGAACGTCGGTGATCCTTGGAACCTAAGCACGGATGTCGGTCCGGTCATTGACGAGTTGGCCCGCAAGGCCATCGCAGATCATATCGAAATCGCCCGTTCTGAGGGGCGATTGATGGCCGAAATGCCTGTGCCAAAAGGCGGCACCTACATCGCGCCGACAATGATCAAGGTAAAAGGTATTGGAGAGTTGGAGCGTGAAATCTTTGGTCCAGTCCTGCATATCGCAACATTCAAATCGCAAGACCTCGACAAGGTGATCGATGCCATTAATGCCACAGGGTATGGGCTGACGTTCGGCTTGCACACTCGGATTGATGACCGCGTGCAACACGTGTCCGAACGGATCGAAGCAGGCAACGTCTATATCAATCGCAATCAAATCGGTGCCATTGTCGGCAGCCAACCATTCGGCGGTGAAGGCCTGTCAGGCACCGGACCGAAGGCGGGCGGGCCGAACTACTTGCCCCGCTTTTCCGCCCCTGACGTTCAGAAAACGGACGCAATTTGGGGCAAGGCACAAACTAAGCTGCCCGCCCTGCCCGCTCATGTGACAACTGCAATCAGCACCCTGTCGCTGCCGGGCCCCACCGGCGAAAGCAACCGCTTATCGCTCATGCAGCGCCCCGCCTTGCTGTGCATGGGTCCCGGGAACGAGGCCGCGGCCGCCCAACAGCGCAGCGTCCAAGCGCTAGGAGGCACCGCCGTTGTTGCCACGGGGCAAATTGACCCCAGTGCCCTGACAGATGGCCCTGCCTATGGCGGTGTCTTTTGGTGGGGCGACAGCACAACGGCCCGCGCGGTGGAACAAGCCCTGTCCAAGCGCAAAGGCCTTATCATACCCCTAATGTGCGGCCTGCCTGATGATGGCCGCGTCCGTGCCGAACGCCATGTTTGTGTCGACACAACAGCGTCGGGCGGCAACGCCGCTCTGCTGGGCGCTGCGGGCTAA
- a CDS encoding Lrp/AsnC family transcriptional regulator yields the protein MANDPSGLDRFDAAILAVLAEDGRISITDLARRIGLSKSPTQARLRRLEESDIILGYRAMLNPIRLGLDHVAFVEVRLSDTREAALRAFNAAVARVPEIEQAHMIAGNFDYLLKVRTRDMISYRRFLGETISSLPHVSNTSTYVAMEAVKEVMLAEGA from the coding sequence ATGGCAAATGATCCGTCCGGTTTGGACCGGTTTGATGCAGCGATTCTGGCTGTGCTTGCAGAGGATGGGCGGATCAGTATCACTGATCTTGCTCGGCGCATTGGTCTGTCAAAATCACCGACCCAAGCCCGTTTGCGTAGGCTTGAAGAAAGCGACATCATTCTTGGGTACCGCGCCATGTTAAACCCCATCCGACTGGGCCTGGATCACGTCGCATTTGTAGAAGTCCGGCTTAGCGATACCCGAGAGGCCGCTCTGCGGGCCTTTAACGCGGCAGTGGCCCGTGTGCCCGAGATTGAGCAGGCGCATATGATCGCCGGTAATTTTGATTATCTGCTCAAGGTGCGGACCCGCGACATGATCAGCTACCGCCGCTTTTTGGGTGAGACGATCTCGAGCTTGCCGCATGTTTCCAACACTTCGACCTACGTCGCAATGGAAGCTGTGAAAGAGGTCATGTTGGCGGAGGGGGCTTGA